TCGCACATCGCCCTGGTTCGCTACGCCCGGCCGTGGCCGCCGCGATGGCCTGGCTTTCCGACCCGCGCGATGACGATATCCTCCTCGACCCATTCTGTGGCGTCGGCACGGTGCTCATCGAACGCGCCCACCTGGGACGCTATCGAAACCTCATCGGGAGTGATCGCGACCCGAGCGCGATTCGTGCCGCGCGGGAAAACATCGGACCGCGCTTCAAGCCGCTCGAACTCCATGACGACTGGGACGCCGGCGCGCTACCGCTGGCGGATGCGAGCGTGACAAAAATCGCAACCAACCTGCCCTGGGGGATAAAGCACGGCTCGCATGCCGTGAATCGTCGCCGCTATGGCGATTGGCTCGCGGAAATGAATCGCGTGCTGGCGCCGGAGGGAAAAATGGTCCTACTTACGGCGGAGTGGCGACTGATGCGCGATCTGATCGAGCGCGGCGCACTGGCAGTCGAGAACCGGTTGCGGGTGACGGTATTGGGTGCGCCGGCCTCGCTCTATCTGTGCAAAAAGGTCTGAGCGTCCTCGGTCACACCGCATTGAAACCGGCTTGGCTGAACAGCACCCGATCGCGACCCATCCGCGACTGCAACCGTGCAAGCAGCTCGCGTTCGGCCCCTGGCTGGAACCATGTCGCGTAGCCCAGCCTTTCGTAGAGGTCGCCCACCCCGAGCGCGCGCGAGCGTCGCCCGCTCGCACCGTCGCCTTCGAAATAGGTGTCGAGCACCGCGCGATCTGAAACGTTCGCAACCATCTCGGCGAAGCGAGCGGGATGGTTCGGCATCATGGGAGCAATCGCAACCTGCACGAAGATTCCCGCGTCGCGTAGACGCGCACAGGTTAGAAGCCTTCTCTCCACTGACGAAGAGGTGGGAGTGATTGCACGCCGCACCGACTCATCGTCGGTCTCCAGGGTGATCGACACGATCAGCGAACCGCCAAGCGCCCGGAGCAGCTCGATGTCCCGTTCCACCATGGGACTTCGCGTCTGCACGAGCAGGCGGCGAATTCGATGCCGGTGAAATATCTCCAACGAGCGGCGAGTCAGTTCGAGCCGTCGTTCGAGGCCCTGGTAAGGGTCGGTCGCCGACGACATGAAAACCGTGACCGCATCCAGCCGGCCGGCCCGCTCCAAGGCGCAGAGCTCTTTTTCGAGCAGGTCCGGAAGGTTGGATTTGGCAATCACCCATTCGCCCCACCCTCCTTTCTGCGCATGAGCGACGGGCAGCATCCTGACGTAGCAGAATGGACAACCACCGCCAGCGCCGAATCCACACCCGACGTACGGATTTAGCGAGTACGCGAATCCTTTCAGGAACCCACCGGTCGGGGTAAGCGCGCGGGTTGCGGGCCGCGATGTGTAGCGGCGTCCCGCCACTTACTTTTGCGCGGGAGAGTAGAAGGCTTGTACTCCGGCGTCGACCTGCCGCGGATTGCTGCCATCGATCGGAACAACCCAAACCGAGGGCGGGGGAGTATTTTGCATCTCCGCATTCGGCTCGACCAGCAAACGCACACCCGCGAAAACAATCGCGGTGGAGTTGGTTGACCAGTTGGAGTGCGACAGCGCAAGCTGCTCGAAAAAACGATAAGCGATCGACTCCTCTTGGGTCGAGAGAAAGCGGCCCAGGTCGCGGGTCTCATTGTTCTTTAAATTCACCACCTTCCACACGTAGTAGGGTTTCTCGCTGGGCACCCCGATGTAGGCGAGGTAACGCGCATCGGGCGAGAAGAAATATGCCGCGACCTCATCCTGGGTTAGGTCGCGCGAACTCGCATCCTGGATATCGACCAGTTTGATCCCGTGAAAAGTGGGATCATGTGGAACGACGGTGGTCGCGTATGCAAGGTGGCGGGAATCGGGCGACCACACCAGACTGTTGTCGCCGACTGGCAGGCTCACGATCGATCGAGCATGATCGCCGTTCGTGTCGGCCACCACGATGTTCGATTCGGCGTGATAGTTCGCGATATAGGCGAGATGCTTGCCGTCCGGAGACCAGCACGGAGTCTTGAAGGGAGTGCGGCCGCTGGAAAGCACTTTGTCGACTTGCTGATTAGTCTCGGTAACCGAAAGCAGACCCACTCGCTCGGTGCTCTGCGGGTCGGACCCGGAGGTGTGAAAGACCAAGCGATCCCCGGTGCTGTGCCAATCGAAATACAGAGGGATACCCGTCATCACGATCCGGATCGGCGCGCCTTCCTTGGCCTCGCAAAGCATCAGGCTGAGCCCTGCCGGCTCGTCCAACAAAAAGGAAATGTGTTTGTTGTCGGCCAGCCAGTAGATGTAGACGACATGCTCGTTGCGGCTCTGGTAGATCTGCGCGGCCTGCCGACGGGCCAGATCATAGACCCATACCGCGAATGATTGGCCGTGGGGGCCCTGTCCAACCGAGGAATAGGCAATGCGGGTACCGTCGGGTGAGAATGTCGGCCATCCATATTGCAGTATCTCGGACTTCTCGTCCGCTGGCTGGTAGGCGATGGGAAGCGCGCCGGTTTCGCGTCGCACCTGCAAGCCCTGCGCCGGGCAGGTCAGGCACTCCGGCTTCGCGCCGGCGTCATGCGCATAGTGGATGTTATTGTCGGTCCCGACAAAGACGATGGCTCCCGCCGGCACCGCGGCTATCGCAGCGCGACTCGGGACGACCGGAGCGCCAGCCGCTGCGAGAACAAGCGCCACAGCCCACAGCAAAACACTCGACCTGCGTAGCATCAAATGTACAATCGCTCCGGCGAACGGCGAAGGCAAGCCGCCGACGGACGCGGTCGCGTCTCGCACGCATCCTGCGGGTTGACACCGGACCGGTCTCGGGACCAAAGTTAGACCATGTGGCGGGCAACATTCGTGTTAAGCGCTGCGCTGTTATTGGTCGCGCCTTCCTTCGTGCGCGCCCAGGGTTATTCCGACCTGGATAAACAGGATCCGACCGAGTACGACGATCAAGATTCGCAACTCCTGAATATGGTCAGCTACGTGTTGCGCCCGATCGGTTTCACTTTGGAATGGGGAATCGCGCGGCCGCTGCACTACTTGGCAACCCAGAGCCCGGTTGCCCCGGTGCTCGGTGCAAACACCGATTCCGATCGCGAGCGGCTGCCGCCGATCACCCAGTTACCGCTACCGGACGATATCCAGGAAAGCGCCACCACACATCACGACACCGTTATCAGCTCGCCGTATCAAGCCCCCGTCAGTTCCGCGACTCCGGCGCAATCGGCGGGGTCAAATCAGCCGGTTCTGCATTGATGTTTTGGACGGCGAGTGGACTCCTGCCGGTCTCCCATTGAATTGTTCCGGTTTTCCACGTTAGAATTTTTTCTAATCGGCACGCGTCTAACAATGAGGATTACCTAATCCGTCGTCAGTCGGGCGGAGGTTCGAAAAGCATCTAAATGGCCGCAGCACTGAAGGATAAAGCACCGACCGATCCGGCCGAACTCGCGAAGTGGCGGGCGGACGAGCAGGCGAAAGAACGCGCGCGGCGCGACAAGGAAAAGACCGAGATCGGTTCGCTGTGGAGCCGGCGGGATTTTCTGGGGCGCCTTGGGTGGGGCGGGTTTGGAGCTTTCGCCACCATCGGTTTGCTGGCTGCAGTTCGCTCGGCCTTTCCGCGGGTGCTGTTTTTGCCGCCCTCCAAATTTTCTGCCGGTTACCCGGGCGATTATGTGATCGGCGAGGTGAGCGAGAAATTCAAGCAGGATTTTCGGACCTGGATCGTCCGCACCAAGGCGGGTTTCTACGCCATCTTTGCAAAGTGTACCCACCTCGGATGTACTCCGCGGTGGCTCAAGACCGAGCAGAAGTTCAAATGCCCGTGCCACGGCTCCGGCTACTACATCAGCGGACTCAACTTCGAAGGTCCGGCACCGCGGCCAATGGATCGCTTCAAGATTTCGCTTGGCGATGACGGTCAGTTGATTGTCGACAAGTCGGTCCTCTACGAAATGCAGCCGGGAGTCGACCCCAACGAACAGCACCCCGAGAGCATTCTCAAGGCTTGAGCTGAATCGCCGAGCTTTTTGAGCGGCGCGGGAAACCAATCGTTCGCGCATTTGGGTTGGTTTGAGAAAGCGATCGCCCCGATGCGCGTCCTCTGTCCGTGGGCGCGACCCCCACGTCTTTCGGCACCTAGAGCACCGCGCAAACGCCAGGCGAGTCGACTCGCAGGCTCGTTATCAGCGCACCGAATTACCTGCGGCTATGGGCCGATCGAAGTAAGTTCAATCGCACATGACGAGCGAAAGTCGCGGACCCCGAGCGGCGAAGCCGGTCGGAGTCGCGCCATCTCGGGTGAGCGGGCATTAGTGATGCTACCGCTGCGGTTGTCCTAGCGGCGAAAGTTACGTCGATAGGCGAGATAGTTGGCGCACACTTTAGCGCCCAGCTTTTCCGCGGTGCGGCGCGACGGCCAATTGTCGTCGACGACCAAGGTGTAGCTCAAGTACTTCGCCCCCCGCTGGATAAGTTTCAGATACGCGTACGACGCCATCGCCAGGTTCACTCCGCGTCCACGCGCCACTTCGCGTACGCCGATGCCGAGAAAATTGAGTTTCTCGGAATCCTCGAGAACTCGCCCGGGCTTGAGCGCCGCGTGCGCGGTTTCTTCCGGCACGACCATCAGGGTACCCACCACCTCGCTGCCGCGGCATGCGACCAGCGAGGTTTCGAGTCCGCCCAGCATGTCGAAAAAACCGAGAATCTCGGCGTATGCTTCGTTGCTCGCAGCAACGAATCCCCAATGGTTATAGAACGCCTCGTTCCATGCGGGTGCGAACTCGTTGACGCGTTTTTCCGGCGGCAAGTCTTTTAGTGGCACAAGCTCATATCCGCCACGGCGCCCCGCCTCGAGGGCGCTCTCGTAGCGCGCGATCAGTTCAGGTGTGACCTGTATCTTGTAGTCGACCAGCCCCTTTTCACTTTCAAACCCGGCGTCCTTGATCAGAGAGTGATAGTAGTCCGGGTTCTGCCTCATCAGGTTGGGCGGCAACGCGTCGTATTCATCGACCACGAAGGGCATTTCGATCGGCAAATAGAAGCCGGCGCGTGCGGCCAGCGCGCCCTGCGCTTGCAACCATTGGCAGGCTGCGTCCATGAGTTCGCGAGTGGCGCGATACGAGCCGGGGCGGGCCTCAAACAACGCCAGGTGCCCCAGCCGGTCGTTCCAGCGCTGGTAATAATCTGGGTCTAAGAGGGCGAGCACCCGGGCCTGCATCTCCCCGCCTTCCCGCGCCACGAACGCCTTCATGGTCTTCCCGGTTGCGAACGCGCTCACGCCCAGCAAGAACGGGAGCTGCATCTCGGTCGCGGCCGGCCACCGCGCCGTGAGTTCGGGCCGGATCACGTCCTGGAGCTTGATGAAGGCGGTGAACCCCGCTTCGGTGTCCGGCGATTCAATTCTAATGGTCACTTTTCCCGGTTCTCATCAGATCGCATGATGCCTCGCCTTGTTTCTCTGATCCACGTAAGCTATCAGCGTGCAGGCAGAACCTAGCGCCGCGCGCCGCGCAGGGTCAAATCTGCGCGGGCCCGCGAGGCTGCAGGAGTGCAAGCTATGGTAGAAAAGACGATCGAGCTGACGGGAATCTCCTCCAACTCGATTGAAGACGCGGTTCAAATTGCAATCGCACGCGCCGGGGTGACCATTTCGGGCATCCACTCGGTGCATGTCGAGGATGTCTCGGCTGCGATCGAGAACAATCGCGTCGTACGCTGGAAGGTCAGAATCAAGGCGACCTTCCAGGTGAAAGACGAACTGCACGAATGAACCGCCCGCCCGGCGATGGGGGACATCTCCGCATCGCGGTCGAGCGGATCGTCACGTGCTCGGCGGGAGCCGGATCGCAAGGGCGTCACGCCATGCGCAGCCGGCCACTCGGAGTCTTACGCGATGGCGACCAAAATAGTTGAAGTTCATCCCGGCATCTATGAAATCTTTCTGCCGCTGCCGATGCGGCCGACAATCATCAATGTTTATCTGATTGATTGTCACGGAGCCTGGGCGCTAATCGACACCGGCATGAATTCACCGGACAGCGTCCGCACGCTCGAGGAAGCATTCGCGCAGGTCGGAATCAGGATCGAAGATCTCGACATCCTCATCGGCACCCACCACCACATCGATCATTTTGGCGCCTCCGGCGCGATACGCCAACGCAGCCACGCACAGACCTACCTGCACCCGCTCGAAACCGAGCGCGCCGGCCGCATGCTGATGTTTGGCAAGGTGAGTCATGCCGATCGTCCCGAGTCGCGGGCATTTTTTCAGCTGCACGGATTTCCGATCGACGACTTTTCCCCGGCCGGAATGCGCCCCGCCTGGATGGGCACCGACCTGTACAGTCCGGTGACCGAACCTGACCATCTGACCAAAGACGGAGATATCTTGAAGGTTGGTGACCGGACTTTGGAATTTATTTGGACGCCCGGACATTCTCCCGGTCATAACGTAATATACTTGCGCAAAGAGAAAGTGATGATTGTGGGCGACCATCTGTTGCCAAAGATCACCCCGCACGTGGGACTTTATCCGGACAGTCCCGATGGTAATCCACTGGGAGATTTCATTAACTCGCAATTGAAGGTTCAGCGTTTCGAGGTACAGTCGGTGCTTCCCGCCCATGGAGGCGTCTACAGCGATCACCGCCACCGCGCCAACCAGATTATCGAACACCATCGGTACCGCGAAGCCGAGATGCTGGATCTGATCAAACAGCGGCCGAAAACGGCATTCGAGGTCGCACAGACTGTGTTTGGCGGCGAAGAACGCCCGATATTTCACGTGATGGCGGCTACTTTCGAGACCCTCGCGCATTTGCAACTTGCATGCATCGAAGGCCGGGCCCGCAAAATGGAGCAGAATAACAGGATGGTTTTCCAAACCTTGTGATTGTGTTACGGGGGGTTTGCTAAATCCTTTAATCGGTGTATTTTGACGCTGCTTTGACTTGGGTGGGGTGGATTGCCCGTTGTGGGCCTTGTTCGGGGGAGGCCCCCAGAGTGAAGGAGGATGCCATGAGACGGACCATTAAGTTGTTGCTGTTCTCAGCGGGGCTGGCTTTCCTGGTCGCCGGCTGCGCTAATCAGAGCGGTGGCGGTACAGGGGCCAGCGCTCCAGCGGGAGGCCAGGCAGCTCAGGGAGGCACGGCCGCAGCCAGCGCCGGCGACGCGAGCATGCGAGACTTCAATCTTCGCGTGAAATGCCCTGGCGTTCACGAATTGAAGCAGCACGGATGGTCTGATCAGCAGATCGTTCAGCAGCTCTCGGTCTCTCAGGACGACATCCCTGCTTGCGAATCGTGGGTCCAGTCACAGCCGAAAGGGTACATTCCTCCACCACCTCCCGGCACCGCTGCCGCAGGAGCTCCCAAAGCAGTTCCAACAACCCCAGCGGCCAAGCAATAACGGCTTTGGCTTAACCGCGAGCGCATGATCGGTAGATCTACCGTCGCACGCGTCGCGATTGGTTAGTCAATAAAACAAGCGGCACGGCGTCTCGGGCGCCGTGCCGCTTTACTTTTAGCCGGACCGTCGGTGCTTACGACGGAGCTTTAGGCGCGAGCTGCGCGCTTGTTTTCGCGCCGCGAGGGAGCACTGATACGCCCGCTGCGCACTACCGGGGAGCGACGCGCCAAGCGTCGGGTCGAAATCCCCGCAAGCTGCTGACTGCGCCAGTCCTTGAGTCCGCGGCGCAAAAACTGCGGCTCGATTCCCAGCGTCTCGCACACGGTCTCGAACGAAAAGGGACCTTCGCCCCCTTCACCGCAAAGCCAAGTCTCCGCTTCTTGGAAGAGACGCTTGCGTGACCCACCCGTGGCATCGGCGTTGTTCTGAAAGCAGCGTAGAGCGTCCTCCAGAATAGCCATCATTAGCTTTTTTACGGGCCGAATTCTGCTGTCATCTCGACGACTGTCGTAGAATTGTTCAGGCGTCAAGACGTCCGGAACAAAAAGCGATCCCAAAGAGCTGTTTTCCCATTCCATGATACTGATCCTGTCCCTCAACCACCACGTTTTGTATTTAGATTACAACAAACATACGCGGTACGAGGCTCTTATTTCTGCTATTTTTCACCTTTTTCCTGCAAAAACCGTGCCCGAGGCTTCCTAATTCTGGAGCCGGACAAATCAGCGTAGAGCTTATGGATTAGCGGGGCTACTTGTTGGTGGGATGAGCTCTGCTGCCGCGTTTTGCGAATCGATCCGCATTTCGCAAACCGCCAGTACGGCCGGGGCGGTAACCCAAAAGGGGCGGAAACCGCCTCTACGCTCAATCGAAAAGCCAGCCCGGTCTCAGCTTCGCTGCGCTTCTCTACTGCACATTATCGGGGCCGCCGCCGGTGCCGGACGGTCCAAGCTTGCGCTCTTCGAGCTTGAAGCTCAGGACATCAATAAGACAATCGGCACGGTCGCCAAAGGCCTCCAGTATGGTTTGCTTTTCCAGCGGTGTCACGTCGAGATGAAAGGACAGAAAATTGATCAACTCGGCTCCGCGAAACCCGCGCTCCTCGACCAGTGCCCGCCATGCCTCCTGCGCGGGGGCACCAAAATAACTGAACAGCACTTCGCGCAGGCCCTCCAGGGTTTCCGAGTCGCAATCCAGGGCCTCGCGCGCAACCGGACACCATTCGACTTCCGCCTGGCGGTAGGAGCGCTCGCGGATCTCGTGCATGACGCGAAACTCGGAGATTCCCTGCAGAACGAGGTTAAAGCGCCCATCCGGAACCTGGACCAACTCTTCTATTCTGCCCGCACACCCGACTTCGAAAATATCCGGATACGCATGGTAGCTCTCTTGCGTAACATAGTCCTGCTGCCACTCGCCCTTGAGCAGGATCATCCCAATTAATCCATCGCCGGCCGAAGCATCCGCGACCATCTCCTTGTAGCGAGGCTCAAAGATGTGCAGCGGAACCTTGATTCCCGGAAACAGTACCAGGTTCGGCAGCGGAAAGAGCGGAATAATTCTCGGGAAGTCAGACACGATCTGCCAGTTGGAGATTAAAACCGGAGCGCCCGACCCGTCAAGGTGAACGTCTTTCCTGCTTGCGCGATAGCGTCTGCTCGCCGCCTCCGGGATCCATCGATTGCAGTGTTATAAGTATTGGGAGGCTGACCGCAAATCAGGACTTTACCCCAATGGGTGCGCGCTCGGGCAACAACTATCTTTCTGCACTAAAGAAGCTTGGTGCCGAAATCTGGCTCGGCAATGAACGCATCCGCGATGTGACATCCCATCCTGCATTTGCCAGTCGCGCACGGGCCACCGCCTCGATCTATGACATGCAGATCGAAAACCCCGAGGCCATGACCTTCCGCACCGAGGACGGGGGTCGCGCCGGCCTCTCATTCATTCAGCCGCGAAGCGCCGAGGAGCTCCGCAAGCGCGGCAAGATGATCAAGACCTGGGCCGATTACACGTGTGGCTTCCCGGCGGACACGCCCGATCTGGTGAACGTGAGCCTTGCCGCCATGGACGCGGCCCAGCAGTTTTTCGGCGCAAGCGATTCGCGGCACGGCGACAACGTCCAGAGGTACTACCGGGAGGCACGCAATCATGACTGGCGCGCTACCGAGGCCTTGCCGGATCCAGGCCGGAGCGAGACTGGCGTCGGTGGAGCGACCGCCGCGGAGCCGCTTAAGACCGTCGGGCGCAATGACGCGGGACTGGTAGTCAGCGGGAGCCGCAGGCTTCCGACTAGTGCCCCGCTCTGCGAGGAGCTTCTGGTTCTTCCGTCGATTACGCTCGAGACCGGACCGGCCGCTGAGCCGCTGGCCAACGAGTTCGCGATTCCCTGCAATACCAGGGGACTCCGGATCGTCTGTCGCGGGATTTATAACCCGGAGCGCCCCCTTTCTGACCATCCGCTCCGACCACGTTTCGACCAGTTGGAATGCATTGCCGTGTTCGACAGGGTGGTCGTTCCGTGGGAACGCGTGTTTCTGGCCGGCGATGTCGCTCGCTGCAATGCCGAGCAGTCGTCGACAAACTCGGCCATTCACCGCGCGCATCTTGTGGCGGTCCACAACCTGGCCACCGCCGAGTTTCTGCTCGGGCTCGCAGCGGGCATCGCACACGATGCGGCTCGGACGTCGTCGCCGGGTGTCCGCGAGCGGCTGGCGCAAATGATTGTAATCACCGAATCCTTGCGGGCGCACTTGCACGATGCGCAAGCGGATGCCGCCGCGGATCGGTGGGGCGTGTTCGTTCCTGCACGCGGAGCTCTCGGGGCCGTGATGGGCGGTTCGCTTTCGGGTTTGTACCGGCGACTGGCCGAGATAGCTGGGCTCTGCGAAGAGCCACCAGCCCATCCGGATCAGCCGGTGACCATGCATGAGCTGGTACAGATGCTGGCGCGTAATTTCTCTGGCGGTCCTCATTTAGCAAGCCAAGCCTCCGCGCTCGACGATTCGGCGGGCACGGCAAGCTTGGAAGACACCGACTTGAAGCCGTTGATTGACCGCACCGCGGCATTCCTCTCCCGGGCGGACTGACAACCTGATGTCCACTTCGAGAATTCGCATGGACACAATCGCACAATCTCTGCGCCCGTATGAGCGTAGCGTCTTGCGGCAATCGAGCGGGTCCGTAATCGTGGAGTGGCACGATGGCGCGACTTCGAAAAGCAGCAAAGATCTGGCGCCAGCCCCAGTCGCGCGCTGCCGCCGGCTGCGCCGAGGTCGAGGCCGCAGACGGTCTCTTTGCGATAAATCCGGCGGCGATTTTCGGCAGCTCCGCGCCGCTGGAGATCGAACTGGGAGCCGGTACTGGCGATTTCATCGTCGCGCGCGCGGCCGAATTTCCTGAGCGCAATTTCCTTGCGATCGAGTCGTCGGGGGTTGTCTCGCGGATGCTGGCGGTGCGCTGCGGCCGTGCGGCGCTGCGCAATCTGCGGGTGCTCAGGATGGATGGGCGCACGCTGGTAAACCTGATGATCGGATCCGAGAGCGTGAGCTCCTATCACATCTACTTTCCTGACCCCTGGCCAAAAGAGCGCCACCACAAACGTCGGCTCTTCACCCCGTATCTGGTCG
Above is a window of Candidatus Binataceae bacterium DNA encoding:
- a CDS encoding radical SAM protein, which translates into the protein MAGRRYTSRPATRALTPTGGFLKGFAYSLNPYVGCGFGAGGGCPFCYVRMLPVAHAQKGGWGEWVIAKSNLPDLLEKELCALERAGRLDAVTVFMSSATDPYQGLERRLELTRRSLEIFHRHRIRRLLVQTRSPMVERDIELLRALGGSLIVSITLETDDESVRRAITPTSSSVERRLLTCARLRDAGIFVQVAIAPMMPNHPARFAEMVANVSDRAVLDTYFEGDGASGRRSRALGVGDLYERLGYATWFQPGAERELLARLQSRMGRDRVLFSQAGFNAV
- a CDS encoding GNAT family N-acetyltransferase, whose translation is MTIRIESPDTEAGFTAFIKLQDVIRPELTARWPAATEMQLPFLLGVSAFATGKTMKAFVAREGGEMQARVLALLDPDYYQRWNDRLGHLALFEARPGSYRATRELMDAACQWLQAQGALAARAGFYLPIEMPFVVDEYDALPPNLMRQNPDYYHSLIKDAGFESEKGLVDYKIQVTPELIARYESALEAGRRGGYELVPLKDLPPEKRVNEFAPAWNEAFYNHWGFVAASNEAYAEILGFFDMLGGLETSLVACRGSEVVGTLMVVPEETAHAALKPGRVLEDSEKLNFLGIGVREVARGRGVNLAMASYAYLKLIQRGAKYLSYTLVVDDNWPSRRTAEKLGAKVCANYLAYRRNFRR
- a CDS encoding 4-hydroxyphenylacetate 3-hydroxylase N-terminal domain-containing protein; this encodes MGARSGNNYLSALKKLGAEIWLGNERIRDVTSHPAFASRARATASIYDMQIENPEAMTFRTEDGGRAGLSFIQPRSAEELRKRGKMIKTWADYTCGFPADTPDLVNVSLAAMDAAQQFFGASDSRHGDNVQRYYREARNHDWRATEALPDPGRSETGVGGATAAEPLKTVGRNDAGLVVSGSRRLPTSAPLCEELLVLPSITLETGPAAEPLANEFAIPCNTRGLRIVCRGIYNPERPLSDHPLRPRFDQLECIAVFDRVVVPWERVFLAGDVARCNAEQSSTNSAIHRAHLVAVHNLATAEFLLGLAAGIAHDAARTSSPGVRERLAQMIVITESLRAHLHDAQADAAADRWGVFVPARGALGAVMGGSLSGLYRRLAEIAGLCEEPPAHPDQPVTMHELVQMLARNFSGGPHLASQASALDDSAGTASLEDTDLKPLIDRTAAFLSRAD
- a CDS encoding ubiquinol-cytochrome c reductase iron-sulfur subunit, translating into MAAALKDKAPTDPAELAKWRADEQAKERARRDKEKTEIGSLWSRRDFLGRLGWGGFGAFATIGLLAAVRSAFPRVLFLPPSKFSAGYPGDYVIGEVSEKFKQDFRTWIVRTKAGFYAIFAKCTHLGCTPRWLKTEQKFKCPCHGSGYYISGLNFEGPAPRPMDRFKISLGDDGQLIVDKSVLYEMQPGVDPNEQHPESILKA
- a CDS encoding MBL fold metallo-hydrolase, encoding MATKIVEVHPGIYEIFLPLPMRPTIINVYLIDCHGAWALIDTGMNSPDSVRTLEEAFAQVGIRIEDLDILIGTHHHIDHFGASGAIRQRSHAQTYLHPLETERAGRMLMFGKVSHADRPESRAFFQLHGFPIDDFSPAGMRPAWMGTDLYSPVTEPDHLTKDGDILKVGDRTLEFIWTPGHSPGHNVIYLRKEKVMIVGDHLLPKITPHVGLYPDSPDGNPLGDFINSQLKVQRFEVQSVLPAHGGVYSDHRHRANQIIEHHRYREAEMLDLIKQRPKTAFEVAQTVFGGEERPIFHVMAATFETLAHLQLACIEGRARKMEQNNRMVFQTL
- a CDS encoding LON peptidase substrate-binding domain-containing protein, translating into MSDFPRIIPLFPLPNLVLFPGIKVPLHIFEPRYKEMVADASAGDGLIGMILLKGEWQQDYVTQESYHAYPDIFEVGCAGRIEELVQVPDGRFNLVLQGISEFRVMHEIRERSYRQAEVEWCPVAREALDCDSETLEGLREVLFSYFGAPAQEAWRALVEERGFRGAELINFLSFHLDVTPLEKQTILEAFGDRADCLIDVLSFKLEERKLGPSGTGGGPDNVQ
- a CDS encoding dodecin family protein, whose product is MVEKTIELTGISSNSIEDAVQIAIARAGVTISGIHSVHVEDVSAAIENNRVVRWKVRIKATFQVKDELHE